In Homo sapiens chromosome 11, GRCh38.p14 Primary Assembly, one DNA window encodes the following:
- the DDB1 gene encoding DNA damage-binding protein 1: MSYNYVVTAQKPTAVNGCVTGHFTSAEDLNLLIAKNTRLEIYVVTAEGLRPVKEVGMYGKIAVMELFRPKGESKDLLFILTAKYNACILEYKQSGESIDIITRAHGNVQDRIGRPSETGIIGIIDPECRMIGLRLYDGLFKVIPLDRDNKELKAFNIRLEELHVIDVKFLYGCQAPTICFVYQDPQGRHVKTYEVSLREKEFNKGPWKQENVEAEASMVIAVPEPFGGAIIIGQESITYHNGDKYLAIAPPIIKQSTIVCHNRVDPNGSRYLLGDMEGRLFMLLLEKEEQMDGTVTLKDLRVELLGETSIAECLTYLDNGVVFVGSRLGDSQLVKLNVDSNEQGSYVVAMETFTNLGPIVDMCVVDLERQGQGQLVTCSGAFKEGSLRIIRNGIGIHEHASIDLPGIKGLWPLRSDPNRETDDTLVLSFVGQTRVLMLNGEEVEETELMGFVDDQQTFFCGNVAHQQLIQITSASVRLVSQEPKALVSEWKEPQAKNISVASCNSSQVVVAVGRALYYLQIHPQELRQISHTEMEHEVACLDITPLGDSNGLSPLCAIGLWTDISARILKLPSFELLHKEMLGGEIIPRSILMTTFESSHYLLCALGDGALFYFGLNIETGLLSDRKKVTLGTQPTVLRTFRSLSTTNVFACSDRPTVIYSSNHKLVFSNVNLKEVNYMCPLNSDGYPDSLALANNSTLTIGTIDEIQKLHIRTVPLYESPRKICYQEVSQCFGVLSSRIEVQDTSGGTTALRPSASTQALSSSVSSSKLFSSSTAPHETSFGEEVEVHNLLIIDQHTFEVLHAHQFLQNEYALSLVSCKLGKDPNTYFIVGTAMVYPEEAEPKQGRIVVFQYSDGKLQTVAEKEVKGAVYSMVEFNGKLLASINSTVRLYEWTTEKELRTECNHYNNIMALYLKTKGDFILVGDLMRSVLLLAYKPMEGNFEEIARDFNPNWMSAVEILDDDNFLGAENAFNLFVCQKDSAATTDEERQHLQEVGLFHLGEFVNVFCHGSLVMQNLGETSTPTQGSVLFGTVNGMIGLVTSLSESWYNLLLDMQNRLNKVIKSVGKIEHSFWRSFHTERKTEPATGFIDGDLIESFLDISRPKMQEVVANLQYDDGSGMKREATADDLIKVVEELTRIH; encoded by the exons ATGTCGTACAACTACGTGGTAACGGCCCAGAAGCCCACCGCCGTGAACGGCTGCGTGACCG GACACTTTACTTCGGCCGAAGACTTAAACCTGTTGATTGCCAAAAACACGAGATTAGAGATCTATGTGGTCACCGCCGAGGGGCTTCGGCCCGTCAAAGAGGTGGGCATGTATGGGAAGATTGCGGTCATGGAGCTTTTCAGGCCCAAG GGGGAGAGCAAGGACCTGCTGTTTATCTTGACAGCGAAGTACAATGCCTGCATCCTGGAGTATAAACAGAGTGGCGAGAGCATTGACATCATTACGCGAGCCCATGGCAATGTCCAG GACCGCATTGGCCGCCCCTCAGAGACCGGCATTATTGGCATCATTGACCCTGAGTGCCGGATGATTGGCCTGCGTCTCTATGATGGCCTTTTCAAGGTTATTCCACTAGATCGCGATAATAAAGAACTCAAGGCCTTCAACATCCGCCTGGAGGAGCTGCATGTCATTGATGTCAAGTTCCTATATGGTTGCCAAGCACCTACTATTTGCTTTGTCTACCAG GACCCTCAGGGGCGGCACGTAAAAACCTATGAGGTGTCTCTCCGAGAAAAGGAATTCAATAAGGGCCCTTGGAAACAGGAAAATGTCGAAGCTGAAGCTTCCATGGTGATCGCAG TCCCAGAGCCCTTTGGGGGGGCCATCATCATTGGACAGGAGTCAATCACCTATCACAATGGTGACAAATACCTGGCTATTGCCCCTCCTATCATCAAG CAAAGCACGATTGTGTGCCACAATCGAGTGGACCCTAATGGCTCAAGATACCTGCTGGGAGACATGGAAGGCCGGCTCTTCATGCTGCTTTTGGAGAAGGAGGAACAGATGGATGGCACCGTCACTCTCAAGGATCTCCGTGTAGAACTCCTTGGAGAG ACCTCTATTGCTGAGTGCTTGACATACCTTGATAATGGTGTTGTGTTTGTCGGGTCTCGCCTGGGTGACTCCCAGCTTGTGAAG CTCAACGTTGACAGTAATGAACAAGGCTCCTATGTAGTGGCCATGGAAACCTTTACCAACTTAGGACCCATTGTCGATATGTGCGTGGTGGACCtggagaggcaggggcaggggcag CTGGTCACTTGCTCTGGGGCTTTCAAGGAAGGTTCTTTGCGGATCATCCGGAATGGAATTGGAATCCACGAGCATGCCAGCATTGACTTACCAGGCATCAAAG GATTATGGCCACTGCGGTCTGACCCTAATCGTGAGACTGATGACACTTTGGTGCTCTCTTTTGTGGGCCAGACAAG AGTTCTCATGTTAAATGGAGAGGAGGTAGAAGAAACCGAACTGATGGGTTTCGTGGATGATCAGCAGACTTTCTTCTGTGGCAACGTGGCTCATCAGCAGCTTATCCAG ATCACTTCAGCATCGGTGAGGTTGGTCTCTCAAGAACCCAAAGCTCTGGTCAGTGAATGGAAGGAGCCTCAGGCCAAGAACATCAGTGTGGCCTCCTGCAATAGCAGCCAGGTGGTGGTGGCTGTAGGCAGGGCCCTCTACTATCTGCAGATCCATCCTCAGGAGCTCCGGCAGATcag CCACACAGAGATGGAACATGAAGTGGCTTGCTTGGACATCACCCCATTAGGAGACAGCAATGGACTGTCCCCTCTTTGTGCCATTGGCCTCTGGACGGACATCTCGGCTCGTATCTTGAAGTTGCCCTCTTTTGAACTACTGCACAAGGAGATGCTGGGTGGAG AGATCATTCCTCGCTCCATCCTGATGACCACCTTTGAGAGTAGCCATTACCTCCTTTGTGCCTTGGGAGATGGAGCGCTTTTCTACTTTGGGCTCAACATTGAGACAG GTCTGTTGAGCGACCGTAAGAAGGTGACTTTGGGCACCCAGCCCACCGTATTGAGGACTTTTCGTTCTCTTTCTACCACCAACGTCTTTGCTTGTTCTGACCGCCCCACTGTCATCTATAGCAGCAACCACAAATTGGTCTTCTCAAATGTCAACCTCAAGGAAGTGAACTACATGTGTCCCCTCAATTCAGATGGCTATCCTGACAG CCTGGCGCTGGCCAACAATAGCACCCTCACCATTGGCACCATCGATGAGATCCAGAAGCTGCACATTCGCACAGTTCCCCTCTATGAGTCTCCAAG GAAGATCTGCTACCAGGAAGTGTCCCAGTGTTTCGGGGTCCTCTCCAGCCGCATTGAAGTCCAAGACACGAGTGGGGGCACGACAGCCTTGAGGCCCAGCGCTAGCACCCAG GCTCTGTCCAGCAGTGTAAGCTCCAGCAAGCTGTTCTCCAGCAGCACTGCTCCTCATGAGAcctcctttggagaagaggtggAGGTGCACAACCTACTTATCATTGACCAACACACCTTTGAAG TGCTTCATGCCCACCAGTTTCTGCAGAATGAATATGCCCTCAGTCTGGTTTCCTGCAAGCTGGGCAAAGACCCCAACACTTACTTCATTGTGGGCACAGCAATGGTGTATCCTGAAGAGGCAGAGCCCAAGCAGGGTCGCATTGTGGTCTTTCAGTATTCGGATG GAAAACTACAGACTGTGGCTGAAAAGGAAGTGAAAGGGGCCGTGTACTCTATGGTGGAATTTAACGGGAAGCTGTTAGCCAGCATCAATAGCACG GTGCGGCTCTATGAGTGGACAACAGAGAAGGAGCTGCGCACTGAGTGCAACCACTACAACAACATCATGGCCCTCTACCTGAAGACCAAGGGCGACTTCATCCTGGTGGGCGACCTTATGCGCTCAGTGCTGCTGCTTGCCTACAAGCCCATGGAAGGAAACTTTGAAGAG ATTGCTCGAGACTTTAATCCCAACTGGATGAGTGCTGTGGAAATCTTGGATGATGACAATTTTCTGGGGGCTGAAAATGCCTTTAACTTGTTTGTGTGTCAAAAGGATAG CGCTGCCACCACTGACGAGGAGCGGCAGCACCTCCAGGAGGTTGGTCTTTTCCACCTGGGCGAGTTTGTCAATGTCTTTTGCCACGGCTCTCTGGTAATGCAGAATCTGGGTGAGACTTCCACCCCCACACAAGGCTCGGTGCTCTTCGGCACGGTCAACGgcatgatag GGCTGGTGACCTCACTGTCAGAGAGCTGGTACAACCTCCTGCTGGACATGCAGAATCGACTCAATAAAGTCATCAAAAGTGTGGGGAAGATCGAGCACTCCTT CTGGAGATCCTTTCACACCGAGCGGAAGACAGAACCAGCCACAGGTTTCATCGACGGTGACTTGATTGAGAGTTTCCTGGATATTAGCCGCCCCAAGATGCAGGAGGTGGTGGCAAACCTACAG